A genome region from Anopheles stephensi strain Indian chromosome 2, UCI_ANSTEP_V1.0, whole genome shotgun sequence includes the following:
- the LOC118503409 gene encoding centrosomal protein of 131 kDa, translating to MELSLYGSQINLATREKTTTNQYRERPGSALQHPTRPCSAAAAHIRRPLSADSTQYRYRKRPSSSGSAVDVPRQATSPFHQRSTSSSSLLLKSLLAEPIPRYWESKSLARSTQSASTRGSSSAERIRQHKRHQTLATDSSTRPVLKTKTRKRSESGCAAKRSKQKANNDRRRRRDSTEEEDPDRDEAESTMDEMEDTQESNNEAELEGIWRGKPSAGSNREDKKRSPPLPMVALPLNRKAVEISSCGGLKKNNTSPEKQSRKVDLPGRVSFSSNEPYEIDYSDFEENEFGCSKEAQSKQAGKGKDPYSKKPSFSSSLYDERMFQEKSLMEEVSVKFGSVKFEEDLTTSSGYETKCDESAKATMRKRTSTVASPSPVSDVRESNKIIEEYKKEIEDLNRRHDMELRMAVRDVEDVSLPSKPYDPKCFTPSDTPEDLFANSVSTKAVESTTEDTDAELDRAPCRSTGLLEKNVINEYYECINEIITEQSPSRRSQNRHTLPALGGCSDEKEDTIQHNLNNECTKSAPKDKQFASGVVTAGKSKSSNADKNRLDSSSNPVIKNYFKVKEQNIVSASASSLASGSGSSTTGSKSGHSKNSLASKKNGKEKPKSADAHKSILRNSKKQNNSVGTGGSGSAGSGKFTSALCREDSNISEFHMDKVVSWMSCNEDTFPTIPDVPVLDDVGSDGQQQRVKCPEDSSTIARQDSIERSPSYGVSFPDSVSRPRTEPPEEIVSSVQSNYDDESVVSGSAKQKSDFQALKTEVEYRLSNILDCTDSQVSSGCEGEPSEQPAKGKVKDLFSYLDQVELKCEKGAFKGATGSAPVLPSESDRSELDFAAEPDYIEAVPKMNDLLELPPHQLARRVIKLSLRANELSNAMQLSKNHIATVRADKAKAIRTEKCALQGKLKEQKKHYEDIIGRHQEFIDQLIKDKSGLCDKVTQLTRRLDSQNQSWEHRLKTELERARDTALAAEKIRREKWVRENTKKIKELTVKGLELEINKMTATHQKEIGELKRQHKDELLCALEELKLQYEQKEADVRQGLVKERETTIERERQALLERFDRQVSEERNIFEQQRQHLLSEFDLEKERLQKEAARKAQYADSQLEDLKRENAKNLDFAQKEYVQMLKQREAKHQDELEKLQKQFESDFAIWKREHERKSKVELEQRENEIRSQCRTERDQQIDRIVAKVDAETQKYQQEFDAKMSRLKEKHDAEQKEAEASEALMKQKYQDARVKLAEAEATIQNMKATAKQTEIQLNHAKKLCDDLLREKETMRDEARREVQKDMTNMQREREREIERIYFRVQQAIEKKDASIAALQKEMTGLKERCLKQDAIIRQQRMDYCTK from the exons ATGGAATTGAGTTTGTATGGTTCGCAG ATTAACCTGGCAACGCGCGAGAAAACCACCACAAATCAATACCGAGAGCGGCCAGGATCCGCCCTGCAACATCCAACCCGTCCCTGTTCAGCGGCCGCAGCGCACATAAGGCGTCCGCTGTCGGCGGACAGTACCCAGTATCGCTACCGGAAGCGGCCATCTTCCAGCGGAAGTGCAGTGGACGTACCACGGCAAGCTACGTCACCGTTCCACCAGCGAAGCACGTCCTCGTCTAGTTTGCTGCTGAAGAGTCTTCTAGCAGAGCCGATCCCTCGTTACTGGGAGTCAAAGTCACTGGCACGATCAACGCAGAGCGCTTCAACGCGCGGTTCTTCCAGTGCGGAACGCATTCGGCAACATAAGCGACATCAAACATTGGCAACGGACAGCAGCACACGGCCCGTGTTGAAGACGAAAACGCGAAAGCGATCGGAGAGTGGTTGTGCAGCCAAGAGAAGCAAACAGAAGGCGAACAACGATCGCCGAAGACGGCGTGATAGCACCGAAGAGGAAGATCCTGATCGAGACGAGGCGGAAAGCACGATGGACGAAATGGAGGACACGCAGGAGTCGAACAATGAGGCAGAGCTGGAAGGCATCTGGCGAGGCAAACCGTCGGCGGGAAGTAATCGTGAGGATAAGAAACGATCACCACCGCTACCGATGGTAGCGTTGCCTCTTAACAGGAAAGCTGTGGAAATCAGTTCCTGCGGTGGTTTGAAGAAGAACAATACGTCTCCGGAGAAGCAATCGCGCAAGGTCGATCTTCCTGGCAGGGTGTCCTTCAGCTCGAACGAACCGTACGAGATTGATTACAGCGATTTTGAGGAGAACGAGTTCGGTTGCTCGAAGGAAGCTCAATCCAAGCAAGCGGGAAAAGGCAAAGATCCTTACAGCAAGAAACCATCGTTCTCTAGCTCACTGTACGACGAACGGATGTTCCAGGAGAAATCCCTCATGGAGGAAGTTTCGGTGAAGTTTGGAAGCGTAAAGTTTGAGGAAGACCTTACGACGAGCTCGGGCTACGAAACCAAATGTGATGAAAGTGCAAAAGCAACCATGAGAAAGCGGACATCAACGGTTGCGTCTCCATCGCCGGTCAGTGATGTGCGAGAGTCTAACAAAATCATTGAAGAGTATAAGAAGGAGATAGAGGATCTGAACCGACGGCACGACATGGAACTACGGATGGCCGTTCGAGATGTGGAAGATGTGTCGTTGCCTTCAAAGCCTTACGATCCCAAGTGTTTCACACCCTCAGACACACCGGAAGATCTGTTTGCCAATTCGGTGTCTACCAAGGCGGTCGAGAGCACCACGGAAGATACGGACGCGGAGTTGGATCGTGCTCCATGTCGTTCGACCGGCTTGCTGGAGAAAAACGTCATCAATGAGTACTACGAGTGCATCAACGAGATCATCACAGAACAGTCCCCTTCGAGACGGTCCCAGAATCGACATACGCTTCCAGCGCTGGGTGGATGTTCCGACGAAAAGGAGGACACAATACAGCACAACTTAAACAATGAATGTACTAAGAGTGCCCCGAAGGATAAACAGTTTGCGTCGGGTGTGGTAACGGCTGGGAAGAGCAAATCCTCCAACGCGGATAAGAACCGGCTGGATTCGAGCTCCAACCCAGTGATCAAGAATTACTTCAAGGTGAAGGAACAGAACATTGTGAGTGCGAGTGCAAGCAGCTTGGCGAGCGGAAGCGGTAGCAGCACTACCGGCAGCAAGTCAGGACACTCGAAAAACTCTCTCGCGTCCAagaaaaatggcaaagaaaaGCCAAAGTCAGCCGACGCACACAAGTCTATTCTGAGGAATTCGAAAAAGCAGAACAATAGCGTTGGTACGGGCGGGAGCGGTAGTGCTGGATCGGGGAAGTTCACGTCTGCGCTGTGTCGAGAAGATAGCAACATATCCGAGTTTCATATGGACAAGGTTGTGAGTTGGATGTCGTGCAATGAGGATACGTTTCCGACGATACCGGACGTTCCTGTGCTGGACGATGTGGGTAGtgacgggcagcagcagcgtgtcaAGTGTCCTGAGGATAGTTCTACCATAGCTAGGCAAGACTCGATTGAGCGATCTCCCAGCTATGGCGTCAGCTTCCCAGACAGTGTATCCAGACCGAGAACTGAACCGCCGGAGGAGATAGTTAGCAGTGTACAGTCTAACTACGACGACGAGTCCGTTGTGAGTGGTAGTGCCAAACAAAAGTCGG ATTTTCAAGCACTCAAAACTGAGGTCGAGTACCGGCTAAGCAACATACTGGACTGCACCGATTCTCAGGTCAGCTCCGGCTGTGAGGGTGAACCGTCTGAGCAGCCAGCGAAGGGCAAGGTAAAAGATCTCTTCTCGTACCTCGATCAGGTTGAGCTGAAGTGTGAGAAGGGCGCATTCAAGGGAGCTACTGGTTCTGCGCCAGTCTTACCCTCAGAATCCGATCGTTCTGAGCTGGATTTTGCTGCCGAACCAGACTACATTGAAGCAGTGCCGAA AATGAACGACCTGCTGGAGCTTCCGCCACATCAGCTAGCCCGAAGGGTAATCAAACTATCGCTTCGCGCCAACGAACTAAGCAACGCTATGCAGCTGTCCAAAAATCACATCGCCACCGTGCGAGCGGACAAAGCGAAAGCGATCCGGACGGAGAAGTGTGCCCTGCAGGGTAAGCTGAAGGAGCAGAAGAAACACTACGAGGACATCATTGGGAGGCATCAAGAATTTATCGACCAACTGATCAAGGACAAATCGGGCCTATGTGATAAGGTGACGCAGCTTACGCGCCGCCTAGACTCTCAAAACCAAAGCTGGGAGCACCGGTTAAAGACGGAGCTGGAACGCGCACGTGATACGGCGCTCGCCGCCGAAAAGATTCGCCGCGAGAAGTGGGTGCGTGAAAACACGAAGAAAATCAAGGAGCTCACCGTGAAGGGGTTGGAGCTGGAGATTAACAAAATGACCGCCACCCATCAGAAGGAAATTGGTGAGCTGAAGCGGCAGCACAAGGACGAGCTGCTGTGTGCCCTCGAGGAGCTTAAGCTGCAGTACGAACAGAAGGAGGCGGACGTTCGGCAGGGGCTGGTAAAGGAACGGGAAACGACGATCGAACGCGAACGTCAAGCGCTGCTGGAGCGGTTCGATCGCCAAGTGTCCGAGGAGCGAAACATTTTCGAACAGCAGCGTCAGCACCTGCTGAGCGAGTTCGATCTCGAGAAGGAGCGGCTGCAGAAGGAGGCGGCCCGCAAGGCACAGTACGCCGACTCGCAGCTGGAAGATCTGAAGCGCGAGAACGCGAAAAATCTCGACTTTGCCCAGAAAGAGTATGTGCAGATGCTGAAGCAGCGGGAGGCGAAGCATCAGGACGAGCTGGAGAAGCTGCAGAAACAGTTCGAGTCGGACTTTGCGATCTGGAAGCGTGAGCACGAGCGCAAGTCGAAGGTGGAGTTGGAGCAGCGTGAAAATGAGATCCGCTCCCAGTGTCGCACGGAGCGGGATCAGCAAATCGATCGCATCGTGGCGAAGGTGGATGCCGAAACGCAAAAGTATCAGCAAGAGTTCGATGCCAAAATGAG TCGCCTGAAGGAGAAACATGACGCAGAGCAGAAGGAAGCGGAAGCCTCGGAAGCGTTGATGAAGCAAAAGTATCAAGATGCGCGTGTCAAGTTGGCTGAGGCCGAGGCGACGATACAGAATATGAAGGCGACGGCTAAGCAGACCGAAATACAGCTTAACCACGCGAAGAAGCTCTGTGACGATTTGCTGCGGGAGAAGGAAACGATGCGCGACGAGGCACGCCGCGAGGTGCAGAAGGACATGACGAACATGCAACGGGAACGGGAACGTGAAATCGAACGAATTTATTTCAG GGTGCAACAAGCTATCGAAAAGAAGGACGCATCTATAGCGGCTCTGCAAAAGGAAATGACCGGACTAAAGGAGCGTTGCTTGAAACAGGACGCCATCATACGGCAGCAGCGGATGGATTATTGTACAAAGTAG
- the LOC118503412 gene encoding signal recognition particle receptor FtsY isoform X1 produces the protein MFSGITGGAKSSLKNLGSKAEGLFDKKKKEAQDLANEKVQAASSLAEEQAKKTQESFSKTKSDAEALASSAAGEIDATKQQASAVAETTSQAAGTLMDHAKQAAENAIQQSAVVVEQAVEEQMKVAEQKVDEGMKRASEEVDRKLQEANRVADEKRGELEQKVNDVATKAQESATAGAAGLLGKLNLGK, from the exons ATGTTCAGCGGAATTACTG GAGGAGCTAAAT CCTCACTGAAGAACCTCGGCAGCAAGGCGGAAGGGCTGTtcgacaagaagaagaaggaagcgcAGGATCTGGCCAACGAGAAGGTGCAGGCCGCGTCCAGCCTAGCCGAGGAGCAGGCGAAGAAAACGCAGGAATCGTTCAGCAAAACGAAATCCGATGCGGAAGCGCTGGCATCGTCGGCAGCGGGTGAGATCGATGCCACCAAGCAGCAAGCTTCGGCCGTCGCGGAAACGACGTCCCAG GCCGCCGGAACGCTGATGGACCACGCCAAGCAGGCGGCCGAAAATGCCATCCAACAGAGTGCCGTCGTGGTGGAGCAAGCGGTCGAGGAGCAGATGAAGGTGGCCGAACAGAAGGTGGACGAGGGTATGAAGCGGGCGAGCGAAGAAGTGGATCGGAAGCTGCAGGAAGCGAACCGAGTGGCCGACGAGAAGCGGGGCGAGCTGGAGCAG AAAGTGAACGATGTTGCTACGAAGGCCCAGGAGTCGGCCACTGCCGGTGCGGCGGGATTGTTGGGCAAGCTGAACCTGGGCAAGTAA
- the LOC118503412 gene encoding signal recognition particle receptor FtsY isoform X2, whose product MFSGITASLKNLGSKAEGLFDKKKKEAQDLANEKVQAASSLAEEQAKKTQESFSKTKSDAEALASSAAGEIDATKQQASAVAETTSQAAGTLMDHAKQAAENAIQQSAVVVEQAVEEQMKVAEQKVDEGMKRASEEVDRKLQEANRVADEKRGELEQKVNDVATKAQESATAGAAGLLGKLNLGK is encoded by the exons ATGTTCAGCGGAATTACTG CCTCACTGAAGAACCTCGGCAGCAAGGCGGAAGGGCTGTtcgacaagaagaagaaggaagcgcAGGATCTGGCCAACGAGAAGGTGCAGGCCGCGTCCAGCCTAGCCGAGGAGCAGGCGAAGAAAACGCAGGAATCGTTCAGCAAAACGAAATCCGATGCGGAAGCGCTGGCATCGTCGGCAGCGGGTGAGATCGATGCCACCAAGCAGCAAGCTTCGGCCGTCGCGGAAACGACGTCCCAG GCCGCCGGAACGCTGATGGACCACGCCAAGCAGGCGGCCGAAAATGCCATCCAACAGAGTGCCGTCGTGGTGGAGCAAGCGGTCGAGGAGCAGATGAAGGTGGCCGAACAGAAGGTGGACGAGGGTATGAAGCGGGCGAGCGAAGAAGTGGATCGGAAGCTGCAGGAAGCGAACCGAGTGGCCGACGAGAAGCGGGGCGAGCTGGAGCAG AAAGTGAACGATGTTGCTACGAAGGCCCAGGAGTCGGCCACTGCCGGTGCGGCGGGATTGTTGGGCAAGCTGAACCTGGGCAAGTAA